The DNA segment CACGTCTCTTTTGATTTTCGTTCTTTCCTTAATGTAATCAGCTATAGCTTGAGCTAATATTCTAACGCTATCAAAAGTAAAGCCATCACCGATTATTGTTCGCCAGCCATGGCTTTCATGCCATTGACCTCTTATTTGATTCAAAATAGATCTCCTTTTTTCAAGTTTCTTGTCGGTTAGACTTCCTCCTCTACCAGGCAGAAAAATATGGAATCCTTTTAAAATATCTCTTTTAGATTAAAGTTTAGCCCTTTGATTAACTTTGATTTAACCACATCCCCTATTTTATAAATGCCCGTATCTTCATAGAACTTGCCGGTATGAGAAAATATCTGGAGTGTCTTTTTATCTGCATCGACTATCCAGTATTCTTGAACCCGATAGGTCTCATAAAGTCTCTTTTTTAATAGTTTATCCAAATTTTGGGTATAAGGAGAGGTGATTTCGATAATTAAATCAGGTACACCTTCTATACACTTATCTGTAATGATAGACATCTTTTCCTTAGAGATAAAAAATATATCTGGTTGAACCACATTTTCATCTGATAAAACAACATCACAAGGGGCATAAAATACTTCCCCTAAATTACCCCTGGTAACAAATTCATCAATAATTTTACCAAGTTTTCTAATAATCCTTTGATGATACGGAACTGGTGCTGGACTCATATAAACCTTCCCCTGAATTATTTGATACCTTTTCCCATTATCGGGAAACTGGACATAATCTTGATATGTCCAGTTTTCTTCCTCTGTGGCTACTGTTGACATTGATTTTCC comes from the bacterium genome and includes:
- a CDS encoding Uma2 family endonuclease, coding for MSTVATEEENWTYQDYVQFPDNGKRYQIIQGKVYMSPAPVPYHQRIIRKLGKIIDEFVTRGNLGEVFYAPCDVVLSDENVVQPDIFFISKEKMSIITDKCIEGVPDLIIEITSPYTQNLDKLLKKRLYETYRVQEYWIVDADKKTLQIFSHTGKFYEDTGIYKIGDVVKSKLIKGLNFNLKEIF